The genomic interval TTGTTGTCGCTGCAGTGATCGTCTGTTTCGGGACTTGGTTCCTGATCGAGCGGACCCGGATTGGTTCATATCTGCGGGCCGCTGTTGAGAATCAGGAACTGGTGCGCGCCTTCGGTGTCAATGTGCCGCTGTTGATGACCCTGGCCTATGGCGGAGCCGTGGCCCTTGCCGGATTTGCAGGCGTCATGGCGGCGCCGATCTATCAGGTCAGTCCGCTGATGGGGCAGGACATTATCATTAAGGTCTTTGCCATCGTCGTGATCGGCGGGTTGGGCTCGATCTTCGGCTCGATGGTCACCGGTCTGGGCGTGGGAGTCATCGAAGGCATGACCAAGGTGTTCTATCCCGAGGCATCCAGTGTTGTCGTATTTGTCCTGATGGCCATAGTCCTGCTGGTCCGGCCACATGGACTGTTTGGCAGGCCACGCACATGACGATCGCAAAGGAAGACACGGGAAACATGTCGACGGGACAGAAGCTTTCACACGTACTGTCCGACCGCCGGGTACAGTTGGCGGGATTTGGGCTTGGGATCGTTCTGATCGCGATTGCGCCCTTTCTGGGATTCTATCCCATCTATCTCATGAAGCTGCTCTGTTTTGCCCTGTTCGCCTTCGCCTTCAACCTGCTGCTCGGTTTTGTCGGGTTGCTGTCCTTCGGGCATGCAGCCTTCTTCGGCATGGCATCCTATATTTCGGCCCATGCGATCAAGGTCTGGGGATTCAATCCCGAGCTGGGGGTTGCGGCGGGCACCCTGATGGCCTGCGTGTTGGGGGCGGTCTTCGGCTCGCTGGCCATCCGCCAGCGCGGGATCTATTTCGCCATGATCACCCTGGCCCTGGCGCAGATGGTCTATTTCTTTGCCGTGCAGGCGCCCTTCACGCACGGTGAGGACGGGATCCAGGGTGTGCCGCGCGGCGAGCTGTTCGGCTTCATCGACCTGTCCCAGACGATGAACCTCTATTACTTCGTGATGGCCGTCTTCATCCTGGGATTCTTCATCATCTACCGCGCCATCCATTCGCCCTTCGGGCAGATCCTGAAGGCCGTCCGCGAGAACGAGAGCCGGGTCACCTCCCTGGGCTACAACGTCACCGCCCTGAAGGTCGGAGCCTTCACCCTGTCGGCCACCATAACCGGTCTGGCAGGAGCCACGAAGGCCGTAGTCTTCCAGTCGGCGACCCTGACCGATGTCCACTGGTCCATGTCGGGCGAAGTGGTTCTGATGACCCTTCTGGGAGGCATGGGAACCGTCCTGGGGCCTCTGTTCGGGGCGGGCATTATCGTGACGCTTCAGGACTATCTGGCGGGGATGGGATCCTGGGTGACGGTTATCACGGGCTCGATCTTCGTGATCTGCGTCCTGACCTTCCGCCGCGGGGTCGTGGGTGAACTGGCGCGTATCCTGAAGATCCAGTCATAAGGCTCACTCTTTGTGAAAGACCCTGCAGGGGATTTGACCAGATGCCAGCGCATGGGTCACCTTGCCAGGATCTGCGCCTCGATTCCTGCGCGCAGGGAAGCTTCCTGCCCGTTCTCAAGACAAGACAAGCGTGATGGCGATGACTGACGAAACACTCTACACACGCCTTTTCAGCAACCAGCCTGATGCGGACAAGGTCTTCCTGGAGACCGCTGAGGGGCGCGCCCTGACCTATGCCGAAATCCAGGCCGGCGCGGGCCGCGTGGCCAATGCCCTGGTGCGCCTGGGTGTCAAGCCGGGGGATCGAGTTGCGGTCCAGGTTGAGAAGTCGCCCGAAGCGCTTCTGCTCTATCTGGGGACAATACGGGCCGGGGCTGTCTACCTGCCACTCAATACAGGTTATACCCTGGCCGAATTGGCCTATTTTCTGGGAGATGCGGAGCCTACCGTGGTGGTCTGTGACCCGGAAGTGCGTGATGAGATCGCGCGTCTGCCGGAGGCAAAGGCGGTTGCGTCGGTGGAGACCCTGGATGCAGCCGGGCAGGGCAGCCTGGCCGATCGCATGGAAAAGGAAAGTGAGGCTTTCCAAACCGTCCCGCGTGCAGGGGATGATCTGGCTGCCATTCTCTATACCTCGGGCACGACAGGCCGCTCGAAGGGCGCCATGCTCACCCAGTCCAATCTGACATCGAATGCTGAAACCCTGGTTGAGAGCTGGCACTTCACGGCTGACGATGTGCTGATCCATGCCTTGCCCTTCTTCCATACCCATGGCCTCTTCGTGGCCACGAACACCCTGCTGATGGCTGGGGGCAGCCTGTTCTTCCTGCCGAAATTCGATGCCGGGACGGTGATCGACCTGATGCCGCGTGCCACGGCCCTGATGGGGGTGCCGACCTATTACACGCGCCTGCTGGCCCAGGAGTTCTTTACCCATGATGTGACAGAAGGAATGCGGCTGTTCATATCCGGCTCGGCACCGTTGCTGGCCGAGACGCACCAGGCCTTCTCTGCACGCACGGGCCATGCCATCCTGGAACGCTATGGCATGACCGAGATCAACATGACCACGTCCAATCCTTACGAGGGTGAGCGCCGGCCGGGCACGGTCGGCTTCCCCTTGCCGGGCACCGAGCTGCGCGTGGTCGACCTTGAAACCGGCAACCCGGTCGCGACGGACGAGGTTGGTGTCATCGAGGTGCGCGGCCCGCATGTCTTCAAGGGCTATTGGAATATGCCTGAGAAGACAGCCACGGAGTTCCGCGCGGATGGCTTCTTCATCACAGGGGATCTCGGCAAGATCGACGGGGATGGCTATGTCCACATCGTGGGGCGCGACAAGGACCTGATCATTTCCGGTGGCTTCAACGTCTATCCCAAGGAAGTGGAGTCGGAAATCGATGCGCTTGAGGGCGTTGCCGAATCCGCTGTCTTCGGTGTGCCGCATCCCGACTTCGGGGAAGGCGTGACCGCTGTTGTCGTCAGGAATACAGGCGCTCATGTGAGCGAGGAGCAGGTGCTGAACGCCCTCAAGGACAGGCTTGCACGTTACAAGCAGCCCAAGCGGGCCTTCTTCGTCGATGAACTGCCGCGCAACACGATGGGTAAGATACAGAAGAACATCCTTAGGGAGACCTATGACAGGCTTTACCAGCCTGCGGGTCAGGACTGAGGATCGCCCACCCTTTGAATGACCGTCACTCAGCGGCCTGTAGTGCGAGCGGGGGTTTGTGATTTTCGGACACAGCCAACGCGGCTGCAGGAGGTGGGATGCGCCCGCGCATGCGTCTGGCCTCGCCCGGAGACTTGCCGCAGAATTTGCCGAAGCGCCGGTAGAAGGTCGAGAGGTCGTTGAAACCTGAGTAAAAAGCGATTTCCGCGATGGACAGCTGGTCCGAGGCGGGGTCGCTAAATCGGGCCAGGCTGACTTCGACGCGTCGGCGTGCAACCAGTTCCGTGAAACCTTCCGACAGGTCTTCCAGCAGGGTGTGGAGCCATCGCGTGGACATACCCAGGTCAGCGGCGGCGCGTCGGGCGTTCAGCTCCGGATCGCGCAGGTGCGCCTCGATATAGGCCAGGACCCGCTGGCGCTGGAAGCTGCGATAGTTGTGGCGGCGCTCTCCGCCGGACCTGTTGGCCGTTTCGATCGCCAGGCCCAGCAGCCCGCAGAGGTGTGTGAGCAGACCCTGTTGTACGCAGCAGTCGAGCCTGTCGGCTTCGCGTGCCAACTGGCACATGTGCTGGGCCAGAATATGGATCAAGCCGTCGCCGGCGGGCAGGTGCACGACCGGATTGCTTTCCGACAGTGGCAGGAAGGGGTGCACCAGAGATTGGGGCAGGCACCAGCGGGCAAGGCGTGCCGGCGTGTGGGAGATCACCTGGGAGGACATGGAGGTGTCCAGGAGCACGATATCGCCCGGCTTTTGTTGCTGACGGCCGTTCGCCCAGTGGTAGGTGCCCTCGCCCTCGAATACGAGAACCAGATGATAGTGCTGCTCTTCGCTATCCACGCCGGTCAGGCAGTCCTGCGTCACGATGACGGGCGGTGTGGTAATCTCGGACAGTGTGACATTGGCAACCTGACGGCTGCGGATATCGAGTTGCGATGTATCACCGCCGAGAAGCTCGACGGTCTTGTCCACCAGCTGTGTGCAGGCGATCTGCTTGCCGTCGCCGCCGTCCTTTCGCGCCTGTCTCATGATAGTCCCTCCTGTTCCATTGCCCTGTTGTCCCTTCAGGACGCAATCCCCTGCCGGAAAGTTCCCGAAACAAGAATTCAGGGATAATTTCCTGAACCTTTCAGGTGAGACTGCCCGGAATGCCAAGCCTTGCTTCGCGGGTTGCGAAGACAGGGTTCGGGGCAGCTGCTATCCTTAAGCCGTGTAGGTCCCAAGCATACCGGTTCTTTGGGCTGCGGCCTGGAAGGTCATGAAACATGACTGGCGACAAGGAAAATGAGATATGGCGGC from Fodinicurvata sediminis DSM 21159 carries:
- a CDS encoding helix-turn-helix domain-containing protein, with product MRQARKDGGDGKQIACTQLVDKTVELLGGDTSQLDIRSRQVANVTLSEITTPPVIVTQDCLTGVDSEEQHYHLVLVFEGEGTYHWANGRQQQKPGDIVLLDTSMSSQVISHTPARLARWCLPQSLVHPFLPLSESNPVVHLPAGDGLIHILAQHMCQLAREADRLDCCVQQGLLTHLCGLLGLAIETANRSGGERRHNYRSFQRQRVLAYIEAHLRDPELNARRAAADLGMSTRWLHTLLEDLSEGFTELVARRRVEVSLARFSDPASDQLSIAEIAFYSGFNDLSTFYRRFGKFCGKSPGEARRMRGRIPPPAAALAVSENHKPPLALQAAE
- a CDS encoding branched-chain amino acid ABC transporter permease — translated: MTIAKEDTGNMSTGQKLSHVLSDRRVQLAGFGLGIVLIAIAPFLGFYPIYLMKLLCFALFAFAFNLLLGFVGLLSFGHAAFFGMASYISAHAIKVWGFNPELGVAAGTLMACVLGAVFGSLAIRQRGIYFAMITLALAQMVYFFAVQAPFTHGEDGIQGVPRGELFGFIDLSQTMNLYYFVMAVFILGFFIIYRAIHSPFGQILKAVRENESRVTSLGYNVTALKVGAFTLSATITGLAGATKAVVFQSATLTDVHWSMSGEVVLMTLLGGMGTVLGPLFGAGIIVTLQDYLAGMGSWVTVITGSIFVICVLTFRRGVVGELARILKIQS
- a CDS encoding malonate--CoA ligase; translation: MAMTDETLYTRLFSNQPDADKVFLETAEGRALTYAEIQAGAGRVANALVRLGVKPGDRVAVQVEKSPEALLLYLGTIRAGAVYLPLNTGYTLAELAYFLGDAEPTVVVCDPEVRDEIARLPEAKAVASVETLDAAGQGSLADRMEKESEAFQTVPRAGDDLAAILYTSGTTGRSKGAMLTQSNLTSNAETLVESWHFTADDVLIHALPFFHTHGLFVATNTLLMAGGSLFFLPKFDAGTVIDLMPRATALMGVPTYYTRLLAQEFFTHDVTEGMRLFISGSAPLLAETHQAFSARTGHAILERYGMTEINMTTSNPYEGERRPGTVGFPLPGTELRVVDLETGNPVATDEVGVIEVRGPHVFKGYWNMPEKTATEFRADGFFITGDLGKIDGDGYVHIVGRDKDLIISGGFNVYPKEVESEIDALEGVAESAVFGVPHPDFGEGVTAVVVRNTGAHVSEEQVLNALKDRLARYKQPKRAFFVDELPRNTMGKIQKNILRETYDRLYQPAGQD